In Alteromonas macleodii, the sequence AGCAGAAACAGAAAAATAAGCAAAAACAGCCAGTGGTAGATGAGGCTACGTTAGCGGCTCAAAAAGCGGCGGAAGAGAAAAAAGCTCGCTCTCGTGAGCTAAACCAACTGCAGCAGGAAGAACGAGAAAAACGTTCAATTGCGGCGCAAGTAAGGCAACTTATTAACGTTAATAAACAGCCTCGTAAGGGTGAAACGTTACTTAATTTTACTCACGATAACGTGGTAAAACGCATGTATGTGAGTGAAGAAATGCACAAGCAAGTGACAAAAGGTCGTTTGACTGTGGTATTGCTTGACGACGCTTACGAACTGGTTCCAACGCCTGTGGCTGACAAGATTGCTCAGCGTGATGAATCTTCAATTATATATCGCGCCGATCTAGATAAAAGTGGCAGCGACGGAAAAGACGAGGATGAAGACGACTGGTATGCCGACTACGAAATTCCAGACGATTTAACCTGGTAAACTTTTCAAACTCACCACCTTGAGGTTTTAAAAAAAGCTCGGTGGTGAGTAAATGCTTTCAACCATAGCTGTATTTACTCTCGTTTTATCAACCTTCTCCTAATACCCGTACTCTATTTGCATGTTCTGATTGCAATTGAACTTCAAAGTCCCTTCATAACTATCGCTTGTGCTACCCTAAAGCACTGTATTTATTACGACTTTTTAGAATTTGTTCTCTTTAGAAAATCTTATCTCGGCCGTTAAGAACAAAATAGTTAAGGAGAGGTGTTACCTCTGCTTTCTAGTCTATAGTTATTAAAGCGCATAAGTATCGTTACCCATAATTATTTGCGTTAGATGTTGTTTCTTAATGTAGGAGGGAAGCCATGAACGGTTTACCGAAGCTGGTTCTAGGTGTCGTAATATCATTGTGCATGTCACTACCTGTAAATGCTGGGCTATTCAACATCTCTATCAATAATCTTGGAGGATTAACACCCACACAATCTAGCGCATTTGACGATGCAATTGCGTATTGGGAATCATATTTAATAGGTGTTCAAAGCTCTTTTGACCATAGTATTGTTATAGAGGCGAGTGGAGCGCCAATTGATGGTACAGGCGGGGTGCTGGGTAGTGCCGGGCCTTCTAGTATTACTCAGCTTTCCGACAGTACTTATGTTTATGCGAATAAAGGTCGCATGCGCTTTGATACGGCAGATCTAAATAATATGGAAACTAACGGTACACTTTTCGATGTTATCGTGCACGAAATGGCTCATGTTATCGGGTTTGGCACTTTGTGGACGACTGATTTTTTTATCGCAGGGAGCCAGTCTAATTACGTCAATGGCACAGGGCGCTACACCGGAGAATACGCTTTGGAAATCTACCGCCGTGAGTTTGTCGAAGACGCCACCTTTATTCCTGTTGAACTTGGCGGAGGCGCAGGTACTGCCAATAGTCATTGGGACGAGCCTTGGCCTGGTGGTTCATCTGACTTAATGACCGGCTATTTAGGGCCCTATCCAATTACGTTAAGCGATACCACTGTCGCATCGTTTGCTGATATTGGTTATTTGACAACTGTAACTCATGCGGTGAGTGAAGCATCGACGTTATATCTTTTTATTCTGATGTTATGGTATTTAAGCCACCAACGTCGCGCTTAAAATATTAGAGCAATAATGCATTAGAAGTATAGGATTGGCTTCTATTAATCGTTGGTAAAAACTTTTGAACTAATTGTTCATCGGTTAAAGCCTCTAATGCGAAAGCTTTATCAAGTAGTTTTTCAGTCAATAAAGCAAGTGGATAAGTCACACTAGTAATATAAGCGTTAAATGGAGAAGGTGAACAGTAGTTTCCGAATGTAATTATATTTATATGACGCTTACTGTTACTAAAATGGTCATAAAATACACTGGCTAGACCCATTGCCGTGCTTGGTAGATCTGTAATAATTGTATTTGGCATGTCATTAGAGGAAATAAGGTCTCGCATCAGGTTTTCCCCATTATTGAAGCTGTCTGTTGTCCTATGCTCTAAAAAGGGAACTTCTAACTGCTCTCTAATTATTGTTTCCCTGTAGTGGGCATTGAAGGCAGGCTTAATGTCATTGATACAAAGACAGTTGCTATCTTTTTGGACAAAGTCAATGATCATTTCAGCCGCTTTTTGATGGTCGAAGGTTACGCATCGCTCAGGAAACGGCTTTACAAAACGGTCTATTATGTACAAATTTGGGTAATATACCATCAGGTTTCTTAACGTTGTATCATCAATATATTGCGCCTGTGCAACGACAGGTGAGCATCCATAAGAGAGCAAACTGGTTATGGCATCTAATTCACTATTTGCGTCAGGTTCCGCGCTTTTTACTTGAATAGGAATGTTTTTTTTACTCGTATACGCTTCGGCTTTTTGAAGCACTTTGTAACCAGTATTTAAGTATTTAGAATATGCGATGCCAATTGCGTAAATGTTTTTTTTTCCTAGCATCACTGCATTCGGGTTTGGCTTATAGTTTAGCTCTTTAATTATTTGCTCTATGTGTCTTCTTGTTTCCTGCTTTACCGTTTTGGTGTTGTTTATAACCCTCGAAACTGTTGCCTGTGATACACCTGCTTTTTTTGCAATATCCTTAATTGTAAGCATTACTTTTCTCTCTTAACAGTGATGAGCTTTTGTTGGGGAAATGCGACGAGAAAAGATATCAAAGAGCTCTTTTAGGGAATGCAAACTGGCCTGGATGTAAACGGCTGCTTGATAATAGCCTTTGCGTAAAGCAAGCTCTTGTAAAGAGGGAGACAGAGTAAGGAAATCTGCAGGTATTACTGTGAGAAGATGGTTTCTTCTATGACTGATACCCTGATGATCTGTAAAGTCGATCGAGACTGCCTTTAAGAGTCTATTTTCCTGAATAAAATGAAGAAAGCCCTCAGTATAGCGCTGCTGGGAACTTATTTGTTCTATAGACTTTTTCATTGCTTGGGCAAAGGGACTTAGTAAACCATCCTTTGCAAAAAGTGGTTCGCTACCGTTTTTGAAAGCTGTGTGCTGCTCATCAATCAATAGGCATGTGCGTTTACTTTCATCAAGCTCTATTGAAAAAGGATGGCACTTCACAAACAAAGGGATGTATTGAGCATTCCAACTTCCCTCAATAATGAATTCATTTACTCCTTCGTCAAATGCCGTCAAAGCGTGGATACTCAATGCGCCATCATCGATAGATTTGAATATGGCGATGGGATACTCTCTCTGAATTTGCTCAAACTCATCGAACAGAATAGGAAAAGTACTTTCATTAAAAACACAAGATCCAGCGTAGTTTTTTTTAATTTTTATATTCGGGTGTGTATCGAATGATAGTGGAATATATTTCTTCATCATTAATCTCTTAGGGCTGTTCGTCTATTATCATTATTCTGGTGCGGTAGAGACAGTATTACCCCAGTGCAAACCCAAACTTACGTACATTACTCAACAGCGTTCTTTGGTCGTAAAGTTGAGCTTTTTGTTGATGCAGTTGGAGTTCAATATCTTGTGCAAACAATTCAATGTAATGCTTGTGCTGGCATTGCGCAGCGGTGTTTCTAAATGAGTAATTAGGCTGCATACCGTAAAGAACATATTGGTAACTCGCTGAAGGAAACACTTCTTCCGTATGAGTAAAGTCGTTATGCCACGGACAATGATAGCGCCAAAGGAGTAAATTTTCGCTTAATGACTTGGTCCATGTTTCTTGATTTCTATGTTGCTGCCAAAACGCCTCTTTTCTTTCGCTTAATACATAATGCAGTTTCAAAAAGTCGATGATCTGCGACCAACGGTAACGAAAGACTTCATTGAACCGTTTAGCAATAACACCCATCACGTTAGTGTTACGAGGCAATTGTTCAGCAATGAATTTGGCTGCCATTTCAACGAGTACCAAGGAAGAAGCCTCAAGCGGCTCAAGAAAGCCTGCACTCAAACCAACGGCCACACAATTTTGCTTCCAGAACTCTTTCCTATGGCCGGGAGCAATATCAAACGTCCGGACTTCATCATCGCGAAGCTTTCTTTTGGCGTAATGCTCAAGTCGAGACTTAGCTTGTTCTTGGTCAATAAACTCTGATGAATAAACGTGACCAACGCCTCGTCGATTAGTCAGCCCGATATCCCAGATCCAACCTGCGTCGGTAGCACTCGATAGAGTGTAGGGTAGAAGAGGTGCGTTATTATCGTATGCCAAATGAGTTGTTATCGCTTTATCGCAAAATAAAATGTCCTTACACGATTGATACTCTACGTTAAAGTGGCCGCCAATGAGATGACTTTTGAAACCAGAGCAGTCAATAAACAAATCGCCCTCAATGCGGGTTGAACTATTTGTTACCAAAGCTTTTATGGGCGAATCAGGCTCCCCTTCAACGCGTTCAACCTCCGCTTCTATGTGCGTGACACCAAGCGTTTCGGTACAATGTTTCTTTAAAAACAGAGCAAAAGCGTTTGCATCAAGATGGTAGGCGTAATTTAGGAGTCCTTCATATTCTCGGTGTGAAATGTTTTTGGGCGCTAAATTTAAATCACAAATATGACCTTGGGTACAAACTGCTTTGTCGAAGCTGAATGGAAACTTTTGAGTAGCGAAGCTTTCAGCAAAGTTAATATTATTGTAATGGTTGGGAGCGACTAAAGGATGGTAGTACTCATCGTCGTCCCTCCCAGTAACCCAGTGTCTGAACTTTGCACCTTGTTTGAAGGTGACATTACATTGATTAATGAAATCGGTTTCAGAAACGCCCAAAAGTTTTAACGTGCGGCGCATAGATGGCCAAGTACCTTCTCCCACTCCCGCAATAGGAATGCTTGGCGCTTCTATCAGCGTTATCTTAATAGAAGGGTTGGTTGAATTATTACTTCGATGCGTTGCTGCAATAACACCAGCGGTGATCCAACCGGCAGTGCCGCCACCTAAGATAACGATATTACGTAAATTGTGTTCGCTCGATGTGTGAGTACTTTCCATAATTACAACCGCCGATAGCGACCGCTATCGGCGTCCCCAGAATGTCTAGAATTTCCCACGAATACCTAAATTGTAACGAGGTCCGTACTCTTCGTAGTCTCTAATTTGATTAGAAAAGCGCTGATGACGTCGTGTTGATTCATCTGTGACGTTGATACCTTCAATAAATACAGAAAGTGATTCATTGATATCGTAGCTTGCAGAGATATCTACTTGACTATAAGCTTCGGTGAATAATGGCTCTATGCCACCTTGAAGTAAGAAGTCGTCGCGCCAGTTGTAAGCAACTCGAACTTGATAATTGTCTTGCTCATAGAATGCAACGATGTTGGCAGAGTCACTTAAGCCGGGTAATGCAAAGTCATTTTCAAGTGAATAAACATCGTAGGTATCGCTACTATCTACCATAGTATAGTTAGCAATTGCGCCGAACCCTGTGTCGCCAAAGATATGCTGAATATTAAATTCCCAACCGTAGACGCGAGTTTCGTCTAGGTTCAGTGGCGTAGATACTATCCACTCAATAACAGGATCTCCGGGTTGAGATACGCAAGCGGGGAGGGGGTTATCAGCTGCCCCCCCTGGACAACCCGGCCGATTGGCCGCTGCTGGATTTGTGAGTGGGCCGTTCAAACCATCAATAGTTCTTTCTTCTTCGCCAACTGCTATAAAGTTATCGACTTGCTTTCTAAAGTGTCCTACTGATACATAGCTACCTTCATCGTAGTAATATTCAACGGATAAGTCGAAATTGTCTGCTTCATAGGGCAGAAGATTAGGGTTACCTTGCGAAGCTCTGAAAGGCCCGGTTGCTAAGTGGTTATTTAGGCTTGTAGCAGGGAACATTGCAGTAATATCACTTCTAGCAACTGTTTTGCTATAGGCGAACCGAGTGACAATGTCATCGGTAACATTCAATGAAAAGTCAAGATTAGGAAGGAAGTGTTCATAACTACCCTCAAGTGTTTCAAATACCTCGGTGTCAGCGAAAACTTTTGACATTTCAAGAGGAGTTAGCCAATTAAAGCCTATCACCGGGCGGTTGATGGAATATGATTCTACGTCAGTTTCTTCATATCTAACGCCGAAATTTGCTCTCACTTCCATATCGTTGAATTCAGTGATGAAATCAAACGAAAGGTAGGCTGAAGTGGTATTTTCTTCTATGCCGTTTAAGCTTTTATTAGGCTCAATATATAGGCCTTGCTCTTTTGTTAA encodes:
- a CDS encoding LacI family DNA-binding transcriptional regulator, producing the protein MLTIKDIAKKAGVSQATVSRVINNTKTVKQETRRHIEQIIKELNYKPNPNAVMLGKKNIYAIGIAYSKYLNTGYKVLQKAEAYTSKKNIPIQVKSAEPDANSELDAITSLLSYGCSPVVAQAQYIDDTTLRNLMVYYPNLYIIDRFVKPFPERCVTFDHQKAAEMIIDFVQKDSNCLCINDIKPAFNAHYRETIIREQLEVPFLEHRTTDSFNNGENLMRDLISSNDMPNTIITDLPSTAMGLASVFYDHFSNSKRHINIITFGNYCSPSPFNAYITSVTYPLALLTEKLLDKAFALEALTDEQLVQKFLPTINRSQSYTSNALLL
- a CDS encoding leishmanolysin-related zinc metalloendopeptidase, with amino-acid sequence MNGLPKLVLGVVISLCMSLPVNAGLFNISINNLGGLTPTQSSAFDDAIAYWESYLIGVQSSFDHSIVIEASGAPIDGTGGVLGSAGPSSITQLSDSTYVYANKGRMRFDTADLNNMETNGTLFDVIVHEMAHVIGFGTLWTTDFFIAGSQSNYVNGTGRYTGEYALEIYRREFVEDATFIPVELGGGAGTANSHWDEPWPGGSSDLMTGYLGPYPITLSDTTVASFADIGYLTTVTHAVSEASTLYLFILMLWYLSHQRRA
- a CDS encoding SapC family protein yields the protein MMKKYIPLSFDTHPNIKIKKNYAGSCVFNESTFPILFDEFEQIQREYPIAIFKSIDDGALSIHALTAFDEGVNEFIIEGSWNAQYIPLFVKCHPFSIELDESKRTCLLIDEQHTAFKNGSEPLFAKDGLLSPFAQAMKKSIEQISSQQRYTEGFLHFIQENRLLKAVSIDFTDHQGISHRRNHLLTVIPADFLTLSPSLQELALRKGYYQAAVYIQASLHSLKELFDIFSRRISPTKAHHC
- a CDS encoding tryptophan halogenase family protein, with translation MESTHTSSEHNLRNIVILGGGTAGWITAGVIAATHRSNNSTNPSIKITLIEAPSIPIAGVGEGTWPSMRRTLKLLGVSETDFINQCNVTFKQGAKFRHWVTGRDDDEYYHPLVAPNHYNNINFAESFATQKFPFSFDKAVCTQGHICDLNLAPKNISHREYEGLLNYAYHLDANAFALFLKKHCTETLGVTHIEAEVERVEGEPDSPIKALVTNSSTRIEGDLFIDCSGFKSHLIGGHFNVEYQSCKDILFCDKAITTHLAYDNNAPLLPYTLSSATDAGWIWDIGLTNRRGVGHVYSSEFIDQEQAKSRLEHYAKRKLRDDEVRTFDIAPGHRKEFWKQNCVAVGLSAGFLEPLEASSLVLVEMAAKFIAEQLPRNTNVMGVIAKRFNEVFRYRWSQIIDFLKLHYVLSERKEAFWQQHRNQETWTKSLSENLLLWRYHCPWHNDFTHTEEVFPSASYQYVLYGMQPNYSFRNTAAQCQHKHYIELFAQDIELQLHQQKAQLYDQRTLLSNVRKFGFALG
- a CDS encoding DUF2058 domain-containing protein, giving the protein MASLQDQLLKAGLADKATAKQARADKRKKQKQKNKQKQPVVDEATLAAQKAAEEKKARSRELNQLQQEEREKRSIAAQVRQLINVNKQPRKGETLLNFTHDNVVKRMYVSEEMHKQVTKGRLTVVLLDDAYELVPTPVADKIAQRDESSIIYRADLDKSGSDGKDEDEDDWYADYEIPDDLTW